In Cynocephalus volans isolate mCynVol1 chromosome 16, mCynVol1.pri, whole genome shotgun sequence, the following proteins share a genomic window:
- the LOC134364563 gene encoding testis-expressed protein 19-like: MCPPVSMRYEGQGMSYLYASWIYHLQHGDQLHICFTCFHAAFLSFKDLLESEDLEDEDWDPELMEDAQAGPEQEGSLEMGPSWGQDQGQPSQGDSQAWGPGALASAPAGSEEAGLDDHFVPTELEPEDTMPLGLGPEDADWTQGLPWIFGGLATCSHWPSSLPA, encoded by the coding sequence ATGTGCCCCCCGGTCAGCATGCGGTACGAGGGACAGGGCATGTCCTACCTCTATGCTTCCTGGATATATCATCTTCAACATGGAGACCAGCTACATATTTGCTTCACTTGCTTCCACGCTGCCTTTCTGAGCTTTAAGGACTTGCTGGAGTCAGAGGACTTGGAAGATGAAGACTGGGACCCTGAGCTGATGGAGGACGCTCAGGCAGGGCCTGAGCAGGAGGGATCTCTGGAGATGGGGCCCAGCTGGGGGCAGGACCAAGGGCAGCCTTCACAGGGGGACTCTCAGGCTTGGGGGCCTGGGGCCCTGGCATCAGCCCCAGCAGGGTCAGAAGAAGCGGGCCTGGATGACCACTTTGTGCCCACTGAGCTGGAGCCAGAGGACACAATGCCCCTGGGCCTGGGCCCTGAGGATGCTGACTGGACCCAAGGCCTTCCCTGGATATTTGGTGGGCTTGCTACCTGCTCACACTGGCCAAGTTCCCTGCCTGCGTAG